The following proteins are co-located in the Paludibaculum fermentans genome:
- a CDS encoding ABC transporter permease, with protein sequence MTLRQVLRYTSRDLRGAPWRSLGVILSLASAVASVYIAVACLSSFRLFLVGGSRQWLGADLQVNLDRVPLPEDLAALPARLARSTAVIETLVNARSPETGESAPIVLKAVEPGDYPFYGALSVAPPQPLTSALASQQVAVSPELLAALGIPIGGLVEINGHRFTAAVTIVREPDRFAASPYTFNRVLMSRASLEDSGVLRRGNNLNGRLLFGLRDPSTLLEARALLEARFPDADIADYHQPDPRTVQTLDSAGFFLAIGLILSLLSSFIASALLLHLHLDTHLDTMAILKVLGAGTRQLLLLSAAYTAALAGGACVLGLAAGEIVVRVMLPLFEHWFRLQLPPHPLLPALGWSLAACLLAGFLLFVRNSALSVRVRPLRLFRRHFEHAHRLLLRPGRRLASTISALAAGAALLVLMSILELGLTPALSHALLSPESDLGIVSHPQQQFAELQAWLAAHPEYPRIERTFPVVRLRLKQVNGQASLADRMWWANCRDNGTLAQGAAVLSPAQAQALGVNTGSTLDFQLPGRTLRVRVVEIEDRKTLIQSLIGIDLACADVSDAHLLKYVTFRVDRARTPAFRRELSKAFPTLVHISRSDVEDLSQEVVDHGLLLVRAGFSAVAFSCALIMVLIAAAEARQRRPETAILRVLGASRSRLMRRALRTYGASGAIAGAMGGMIGALAAYLLIARMTHTSTALSVYAPALLAVPLTSAVAVCAGWLATRRVLKIRPMETLREQ encoded by the coding sequence ATGACCCTGCGCCAGGTACTGCGATACACCAGCCGCGACCTGCGCGGAGCACCGTGGCGCTCGCTCGGCGTCATCCTCTCGCTCGCCTCCGCCGTCGCCTCCGTCTACATCGCTGTTGCCTGTCTCTCGTCGTTCCGGCTCTTCCTGGTGGGCGGCTCGCGGCAGTGGCTGGGCGCGGATCTGCAAGTGAATCTGGATCGCGTACCGCTGCCGGAAGACCTCGCTGCCCTGCCCGCGCGGTTGGCGCGCTCGACGGCGGTCATCGAGACCTTGGTCAACGCCCGCTCGCCCGAAACCGGTGAAAGCGCGCCGATCGTGCTGAAGGCGGTGGAACCCGGCGATTACCCCTTCTACGGCGCCTTGTCTGTCGCTCCGCCGCAACCGCTCACGTCGGCGCTAGCCAGTCAGCAGGTGGCGGTGAGTCCGGAACTGCTTGCCGCACTCGGCATCCCGATCGGCGGACTTGTGGAGATCAACGGCCATCGCTTCACCGCCGCCGTCACCATCGTGCGCGAACCCGACCGCTTCGCCGCGTCGCCTTACACGTTCAACCGAGTCCTGATGAGCCGCGCGTCGCTGGAAGACTCCGGGGTTCTGCGCCGCGGGAACAACCTGAACGGACGCCTTCTCTTCGGTCTGCGCGACCCGTCCACCCTGCTGGAAGCACGAGCGCTGTTGGAAGCGCGCTTTCCGGACGCCGACATCGCCGACTACCACCAACCCGACCCGCGCACCGTGCAGACGCTCGACTCCGCCGGCTTCTTCCTGGCGATTGGCCTGATTCTGTCCCTGCTCTCCTCGTTCATCGCCTCCGCGCTGCTGCTGCATCTGCACCTCGACACCCACCTCGACACGATGGCGATCCTGAAGGTGTTGGGCGCGGGTACGCGGCAGCTCTTGCTCCTTTCCGCCGCATACACCGCCGCGCTCGCCGGTGGCGCGTGCGTGCTGGGACTGGCCGCGGGCGAGATTGTGGTGCGCGTCATGCTCCCGTTGTTCGAGCACTGGTTTCGCCTCCAACTGCCGCCGCATCCGCTGCTGCCCGCGCTGGGTTGGTCGCTCGCCGCCTGCCTGCTCGCCGGATTCCTGCTCTTCGTGCGAAATTCGGCGCTCTCCGTCCGCGTGCGTCCGCTACGCCTGTTCCGCCGTCACTTCGAACACGCACACCGTCTGCTGCTGCGACCGGGCCGCCGGCTGGCATCGACGATCAGTGCGCTGGCCGCGGGGGCCGCGCTGCTTGTGCTCATGTCGATTCTCGAACTCGGCCTCACTCCAGCTCTTTCGCACGCGCTGCTGTCGCCCGAATCCGATCTGGGCATCGTCAGCCATCCGCAGCAGCAGTTCGCCGAGTTGCAGGCGTGGCTCGCCGCGCATCCCGAGTACCCACGCATCGAGCGCACCTTTCCGGTGGTTCGCCTGCGGCTGAAGCAGGTAAATGGCCAAGCCTCGCTCGCCGATCGCATGTGGTGGGCAAACTGCCGCGACAACGGCACGCTTGCCCAGGGGGCAGCCGTTCTCTCGCCCGCGCAGGCGCAAGCGTTGGGCGTGAACACCGGGTCGACGCTCGACTTTCAACTGCCTGGGCGCACTTTGCGGGTGCGCGTCGTCGAGATCGAGGATCGCAAAACCCTCATCCAGTCGCTGATCGGCATCGACCTCGCCTGCGCCGACGTGAGTGACGCGCACCTGCTGAAGTACGTCACCTTTCGCGTGGACCGCGCACGGACGCCGGCCTTCCGGCGCGAGCTGTCGAAGGCCTTTCCGACGCTGGTGCACATCTCGCGCAGCGACGTGGAAGATCTGAGCCAGGAGGTCGTTGACCACGGACTGCTGCTCGTTCGTGCGGGATTCAGCGCGGTCGCGTTCTCCTGCGCGCTGATCATGGTGCTGATCGCGGCAGCGGAAGCGCGGCAGCGCCGGCCGGAGACCGCAATTCTGCGAGTGTTGGGTGCAAGCAGGAGCAGGCTGATGCGCCGCGCACTGCGAACGTACGGCGCATCCGGGGCCATCGCCGGAGCAATGGGAGGAATGATTGGCGCGCTGGCGGCGTACCTGTTGATCGCGAGAATGACGCACACGTCGACGGCACTGTCTGTTTACGCACCAGCGCTGCTGGCGGTACCATTGACGAGCGCAGTGGCCGTCTGCGCCGGATGGTTGGCCACCCGGCGCGTGCTGAAGATCCGGCCGATGGAAACGCTGCGCGAGCAGTAG
- a CDS encoding glycoside hydrolase family 140 protein, whose translation MRFTAILIVLSLTAMSAPPKGLPRLKVSENKRFLVTEDGQPFFYLADTAWELFHRLDRQQATHYLDVRAAQKYTAIQAVALAEENGITEPNAYGKLPLIDADPLKPAVTPGNKPGDLKQYDYWDHVDYIVDQANARGLYVAMLPTWGSWTRDGGARDHAYITPQNAQGYGEFLGKRYGKKGIIWVLGGDRNPAGVESTWRALAKGIAIGVSGKEDYDAVLMTFHPRGGQTSSTDFHNDIWLDFNMQQDGHGIPGVAKSWEKVAADYNRTPVKPVLDGEPLYEDHPLAFRAKDFGYSLDAHVRQYAYWDTFSGACGHTYGNHAIWQFFQPGRKRVNGPLMYWEQAVLRPGGAQMQYVRGLLESRPYLSRVPDPSLVVDALEGADHIAATRGDGYALFYSAQGRKIKVRMGKISGTTLKAWWYNPRNGSAEDAGTAQNSGEVEFTPPSEGFSSDWVLVLDDASKGFAAPGTATARR comes from the coding sequence ATGCGTTTCACAGCAATCCTGATCGTCCTGAGCCTGACAGCCATGTCAGCACCCCCAAAGGGTTTGCCGCGACTGAAAGTGAGTGAGAACAAGCGTTTCCTGGTGACGGAAGATGGCCAACCTTTCTTCTACTTAGCCGACACCGCGTGGGAGCTTTTCCATCGCCTGGACCGCCAGCAGGCAACGCACTATCTCGATGTGCGCGCCGCGCAGAAGTACACGGCGATTCAAGCTGTCGCACTGGCGGAAGAAAACGGCATCACCGAACCCAACGCCTATGGCAAACTGCCGCTGATCGACGCGGATCCCCTAAAGCCGGCGGTGACACCGGGCAACAAGCCGGGGGATCTGAAGCAGTACGACTACTGGGATCACGTCGATTACATCGTGGACCAGGCCAACGCCCGGGGACTGTATGTGGCGATGCTGCCGACCTGGGGGAGTTGGACCCGGGATGGCGGGGCTCGGGACCATGCCTACATCACGCCGCAGAATGCGCAGGGTTATGGCGAGTTCCTGGGGAAGCGGTATGGGAAGAAGGGCATCATCTGGGTGCTGGGCGGTGACCGGAATCCGGCTGGGGTGGAGAGCACGTGGCGGGCGCTGGCGAAAGGCATTGCGATTGGGGTGAGCGGCAAAGAAGACTACGATGCGGTGCTGATGACGTTTCACCCGCGGGGCGGTCAGACCTCCTCGACGGACTTCCACAACGACATCTGGCTGGACTTCAACATGCAGCAGGACGGGCATGGGATTCCAGGCGTTGCGAAGTCGTGGGAGAAGGTGGCGGCGGACTACAACCGGACTCCTGTGAAGCCGGTGCTGGATGGCGAGCCGCTGTATGAGGATCATCCCCTGGCGTTCCGGGCAAAGGACTTCGGGTATTCCCTGGACGCGCATGTGCGGCAGTACGCCTACTGGGACACGTTTTCGGGGGCTTGCGGGCACACTTACGGGAATCATGCGATCTGGCAGTTTTTCCAGCCCGGGCGGAAGCGGGTGAACGGTCCGCTGATGTATTGGGAACAGGCGGTGCTGCGGCCGGGCGGGGCGCAGATGCAGTATGTCCGGGGGCTGCTGGAGTCGCGGCCGTATCTGTCGCGGGTGCCGGACCCGTCGCTGGTGGTGGATGCCCTGGAAGGCGCGGATCACATCGCAGCGACGCGGGGCGACGGGTATGCGCTCTTCTATAGCGCGCAGGGGCGAAAGATCAAGGTCCGGATGGGCAAGATCTCGGGCACGACGCTGAAGGCGTGGTGGTACAACCCGCGCAACGGCTCGGCAGAGGATGCGGGGACGGCTCAGAATAGCGGCGAAGTCGAGTTCACACCGCCGTCGGAGGGGTTCAGCAGCGATTGGGTGCTGGTGCTGGATGACGCTTCGAAGGGATTCGCCGCACCGGGCACGGCGACGGCGCGGCGCTGA
- a CDS encoding FG-GAP-like repeat-containing protein, with protein MVGQSDPNCGPFQFATGYSVKTWGVGNNNYFTSGLTREADGSLTDERFSTQTPFNKLSSTPNAQTRLSTCSGLPVRTFATSLPPNFTNKLGAEPVGVAARFQRVFQLADGRSVLLMVNDYLGRQKLVVFIGKDARNLDRTVQYDVPGSPGNLVIGDFNGDQQTDAAVFVFGTGANPVSQVTVFLGNGDGTFTGKSYPAGDGGNNLGAGDINGDGKLDVIVTGGTANVAYILYGNGDGTLGAPVTLKTLGYETSVVVADINGDGKQDLLFGTGGNGAYYLPGNGGGTFLAAVKVSLEGYANYIATGDFNEDGRPDIVYSDVNAQTISIYLAQPDGTFKSGGAGLAGYHPLETVVTDVDLDGHLDIVTGAIDANVLSRGYYGDTTAVLFGNGDGTFSGMPTFALPRSATIMVNADFNGDGISDLVMANGTAGGASIVLGSATGVPAAPTAIPLPPTNGRKPTVTSILVADFNTDGKQDLALVLDGGTSVSILNGKGDGTFDAPISRPTPAPVTVVAVGDFNGDGQLDLAGTVQSGANPPISTLMIFLAAGGFYLPAGSLTIGTNVTQLEVGDFNKDGKLDFLALDKGVFGSVNGSISLIAGNGNGSFQNPVSLAATGQTTRMQLGDLNGDGITDVIAGGQTPSYSFRLFELLGKQGGGFEPVVQIPTAFGPQDIGIGDLNGDGIPDLAIPHCCGDTSLGFYQGVGDGTFGAETFLPVISSPNILKLIDYDGDGRLDVVIGTQSSGSSGALAFLRNVYSRVNTLALANTASGAAATTIAPQSMVTAKGKNLTTGDETGDPASLPETLAGARIKLVDSAGVEFAAKLYSASKTSIRFIVPDAAAGAATITLTGADGQVWTTTAQIANVSPGLCTVNAATGLAQGYLVRVDPDGTQTPMEFAVTNPDTGAQDPVAIDLGPDGTQVFLVLYGTGLRFVSAPEAGSVSVGGEASAPAIAANPGYPGLDEMRFLLPRTLIGRGDVDIAVTLDGATSNTVKVRVQ; from the coding sequence GTGGTGGGACAATCCGATCCAAACTGTGGACCCTTCCAATTCGCGACAGGTTACTCGGTCAAAACCTGGGGCGTCGGCAACAATAACTACTTCACATCCGGTCTGACCCGGGAAGCGGATGGCTCCCTGACGGACGAGCGCTTCTCGACGCAAACTCCGTTCAACAAGCTCAGTTCTACGCCGAACGCGCAGACTCGTTTGAGCACGTGCAGCGGCTTGCCCGTACGCACCTTCGCCACAAGCCTGCCCCCGAACTTCACGAACAAACTCGGCGCGGAGCCCGTCGGCGTGGCCGCACGCTTTCAACGCGTCTTCCAACTGGCCGACGGCCGCAGCGTCCTGTTGATGGTCAACGACTACCTCGGACGCCAGAAGCTGGTCGTCTTCATCGGCAAGGACGCGCGCAACCTCGACCGCACGGTGCAATACGATGTGCCGGGCTCCCCTGGCAACCTCGTCATCGGCGATTTCAACGGCGACCAGCAGACCGACGCGGCGGTCTTCGTCTTCGGCACAGGCGCCAATCCTGTTTCGCAGGTCACCGTGTTCCTCGGCAACGGAGACGGGACCTTCACCGGCAAGAGCTATCCGGCCGGAGACGGCGGCAACAACCTGGGCGCGGGTGATATTAACGGCGACGGCAAGCTGGACGTCATTGTCACCGGCGGCACCGCCAACGTGGCGTACATCCTCTACGGCAACGGCGACGGCACGCTGGGTGCCCCTGTCACTCTGAAGACTCTCGGCTATGAGACCTCCGTCGTCGTGGCCGACATCAACGGTGACGGCAAGCAGGATCTGCTCTTCGGCACCGGCGGAAATGGCGCGTACTATCTGCCTGGCAACGGCGGCGGCACTTTCCTGGCCGCGGTCAAAGTGAGTTTGGAGGGCTACGCGAACTATATCGCCACCGGTGATTTCAACGAGGACGGCCGGCCAGACATCGTCTACTCGGATGTCAACGCTCAAACCATCTCCATCTACCTCGCTCAGCCCGACGGCACCTTCAAATCCGGCGGCGCCGGTCTGGCCGGATATCACCCGCTGGAAACCGTCGTGACCGATGTCGACCTCGACGGACACCTCGACATTGTCACCGGCGCGATCGACGCCAATGTCCTCTCGCGCGGCTATTACGGCGACACCACCGCGGTCCTGTTCGGCAACGGTGATGGCACCTTCAGCGGCATGCCGACCTTCGCCCTGCCCAGGTCCGCCACAATCATGGTAAACGCCGACTTTAATGGCGACGGCATCTCCGATCTCGTCATGGCCAACGGTACAGCCGGTGGAGCCTCGATCGTTCTCGGCTCCGCCACTGGTGTGCCCGCCGCGCCAACCGCGATTCCACTGCCGCCCACCAATGGCCGGAAGCCCACCGTGACCTCCATTCTCGTGGCCGACTTCAACACCGACGGGAAGCAGGATCTGGCGCTCGTCCTGGATGGTGGCACCAGTGTCAGCATCCTGAACGGCAAAGGAGACGGCACGTTCGACGCGCCCATCAGCCGCCCCACGCCCGCTCCGGTGACTGTCGTCGCCGTGGGCGACTTCAACGGCGACGGCCAGCTCGATCTCGCCGGCACCGTGCAGTCCGGTGCGAACCCGCCCATCTCGACCCTGATGATCTTCCTCGCGGCGGGCGGTTTCTATCTGCCGGCGGGGTCCCTCACGATTGGCACGAACGTCACGCAGTTGGAGGTGGGCGACTTTAACAAGGACGGCAAGTTGGACTTCCTTGCCCTCGACAAAGGCGTCTTCGGCTCCGTCAACGGCAGCATCTCCCTCATCGCCGGCAACGGCAACGGCAGCTTCCAGAACCCGGTTTCGTTGGCCGCCACGGGCCAGACGACCCGTATGCAGCTCGGCGACCTGAACGGCGACGGCATCACCGATGTCATTGCCGGCGGGCAGACTCCGTCCTATTCGTTCCGCCTGTTCGAGCTGTTGGGGAAACAGGGCGGCGGGTTCGAACCGGTCGTGCAGATTCCCACCGCGTTCGGTCCGCAGGACATCGGAATCGGCGACCTGAATGGCGACGGCATTCCGGATCTCGCCATCCCTCACTGCTGCGGCGACACCTCCCTCGGCTTCTACCAGGGTGTGGGCGACGGCACGTTTGGCGCCGAGACGTTCCTGCCGGTGATCTCGTCCCCCAATATCCTCAAGCTGATCGACTACGATGGCGACGGCCGTCTGGATGTCGTCATCGGCACCCAGAGTTCCGGCTCCAGCGGCGCCCTCGCATTCCTGCGCAATGTCTATTCCCGGGTGAACACGCTCGCCCTGGCCAACACAGCCTCCGGCGCAGCGGCCACAACCATCGCTCCCCAATCCATGGTCACCGCCAAAGGCAAGAACCTCACGACGGGTGACGAAACGGGCGATCCGGCCAGTCTGCCGGAGACCCTCGCCGGCGCCAGAATCAAGCTGGTGGATTCGGCCGGAGTCGAGTTCGCAGCCAAGCTCTACTCCGCTTCGAAGACCTCCATCCGCTTCATCGTGCCCGATGCCGCGGCCGGCGCGGCCACCATCACGTTGACCGGCGCCGACGGACAGGTCTGGACCACGACCGCGCAGATCGCCAACGTGAGCCCTGGCCTCTGCACGGTAAATGCGGCCACCGGCCTGGCCCAGGGCTATCTGGTACGCGTGGATCCGGACGGCACCCAAACGCCCATGGAATTCGCCGTCACCAACCCCGACACCGGCGCGCAGGACCCCGTCGCGATCGACCTCGGCCCCGACGGCACCCAGGTCTTCCTGGTCCTCTACGGCACCGGCCTCCGCTTCGTCAGCGCCCCCGAGGCCGGCTCGGTCAGCGTGGGCGGGGAGGCCTCAGCCCCGGCCATCGCAGCCAATCCCGGCTATCCAGGCCTCGATGAAATGCGGTTTCTTTTGCCTCGGACATTAATCGGCCGCGGCGATGTTGATATCGCGGTGACTTTGGATGGCGCTACTTCCAACACCGTGAAAGTGCGCGTTCAGTAA
- the rsmG gene encoding 16S rRNA (guanine(527)-N(7))-methyltransferase RsmG, with the protein MQFEDELQQVLPPGLPNREELIIKGAAHLRLIVETNEQFNLTRITTPREAAIKHVLDSILPWRLFEKAGLVLDAGTGPGFPGLPLAIVLPHVRWVLAESTQKKAAFVEAAAQALGIGNVEVMPLRAEDVLKKARMDLITARAVAPLTKAAALFGPAVRQGTRALLYKGPDAELEIAEALPEARKRRLLMKVVERFELPENLGVRCIVELTQG; encoded by the coding sequence GTGCAGTTCGAGGACGAATTACAGCAGGTACTCCCGCCCGGCCTCCCCAACCGGGAGGAGCTCATCATCAAGGGCGCAGCCCATCTCCGCCTCATCGTGGAGACGAACGAACAGTTCAACCTGACACGCATCACCACGCCGCGCGAAGCCGCCATCAAGCACGTGCTCGACTCGATTCTGCCGTGGCGCCTGTTCGAAAAGGCCGGCCTGGTGCTGGACGCGGGGACCGGACCCGGCTTCCCCGGCCTGCCCCTGGCGATCGTCCTGCCCCATGTCCGCTGGGTCCTGGCCGAGTCCACCCAGAAGAAGGCGGCCTTCGTGGAAGCAGCCGCCCAGGCCCTGGGCATCGGGAACGTGGAGGTGATGCCGCTGCGCGCCGAGGACGTCCTCAAGAAGGCCCGCATGGACCTGATCACGGCCCGGGCGGTGGCGCCGCTCACCAAGGCCGCCGCGCTGTTCGGGCCGGCCGTTCGGCAGGGTACGCGCGCGCTGCTGTATAAGGGGCCCGACGCCGAACTGGAGATCGCCGAAGCCCTTCCGGAGGCCCGCAAGCGCCGTCTGCTGATGAAGGTGGTGGAGCGGTTCGAGCTGCCGGAGAATCTGGGCGTCCGCTGTATCGTCGAGCTGACCCAGGGGTAG
- a CDS encoding TonB-dependent receptor, whose translation MNVQAKCVYTLLLLPILLPAQSAEVRGVVHLRGGLGVSAAKVSAECIGSSASTDERGSFSLPNVTPSCRLLVSADGFQSTSATVADLALPLDIELEIDPLRQTVTVLDSSPLVNTNPELSTAIDTRTLSELPSSIRDINRFAMLDPRVRNTGSLGTDGIYGTRLTINGQLFRFTQYQMDGLSNYEPALGNGPQQVLSIASVAEYKVLVNQYSAEFGRSSAGVISAITRTGGDAWHGESFYFLRPSGIQAAPPVSSFRLPNERHMWGAAAGGPVTPTFHIFASVEGNQQTRGAFIQSPAPTFYPGHQKQWFGLVNMDKRWSDTQSLYLRLNAHSSVGDNSNDAVGGFVQPSAARRDAGQNYGFQATHRWIMSPTRVNELRVGSSKSVPLSYYALNPQTQIVRPSYSTEGLSDYFDSRVLTWQANDLYTWQLGRHQLRMGGDFIRNKFRDISASLYGSYRMAAGAPRPGETPVQYTQTFGAAPVRYGDTLASAFIQDDWRIRPRVTLNLGLRYDFQSTTGDLNNVAPRFGFAWDVFGSGRTVIRGGAGLYYDQMFLQVVRGALQQGPASQQATYTLPYGVAGFPTFPNSLTAPPTGAGDRRALAVFPENRLNPYTGQFSFGVQQVLGRDWTLSMNVSHMLSRKQQRVLDINAPTQFLRTAAGQRRTAAAADATRPYATYEGIPVRTVGVFENTGSSRYTAFDAQLSKRFTRRFQMNAHYLYSSSITYVFFTGGANTGVPSDWNNRSIDERGPNDYFQRHRFTAQGIYELPYGLQLSAFLIAASGLPVNPLTGVDNNGDGNVLDRPVGLGRNSYRAPYQNTVDLSLLKRIPITERVRAELRVEGTNLLNRSNYLKVNATYGDTALPLATFLQPVAGLANSDPARQLQVGVRFIF comes from the coding sequence GTTCCTCCGCCTCCACCGACGAGCGCGGCTCGTTCAGCCTGCCCAATGTGACACCCAGTTGCCGATTGCTCGTCTCCGCCGACGGCTTCCAGTCCACCTCCGCCACCGTGGCTGACTTAGCCCTGCCGCTCGATATAGAACTTGAAATCGATCCCCTCCGCCAGACCGTTACGGTTCTCGACTCCAGTCCCCTCGTCAATACGAATCCTGAGCTCTCCACCGCCATCGATACCCGCACTCTTTCCGAACTGCCGTCCTCCATCCGCGACATCAACCGCTTCGCCATGCTCGACCCGCGTGTGCGCAACACCGGCTCCCTCGGCACCGACGGCATCTATGGCACCCGCCTCACCATCAACGGGCAGCTCTTCCGCTTCACCCAATACCAGATGGATGGACTCTCCAACTACGAGCCGGCCCTCGGCAACGGCCCCCAGCAGGTTCTCTCCATCGCCTCCGTCGCTGAGTACAAGGTTCTGGTGAACCAGTACAGCGCCGAGTTCGGCCGCTCCAGCGCCGGCGTCATCTCCGCCATCACCCGCACCGGCGGCGATGCCTGGCACGGCGAGTCCTTCTACTTCCTCCGCCCCAGCGGCATCCAGGCCGCCCCGCCCGTCTCCAGCTTCCGCCTGCCCAACGAACGCCATATGTGGGGCGCCGCCGCCGGCGGACCCGTCACCCCCACCTTCCACATCTTCGCCAGCGTCGAAGGCAACCAGCAGACCCGCGGCGCCTTCATTCAATCTCCGGCGCCCACCTTCTACCCCGGCCACCAGAAGCAGTGGTTCGGCCTCGTCAATATGGATAAGCGCTGGAGCGACACCCAGTCGCTCTACCTCCGCCTGAACGCCCACAGCTCCGTCGGAGACAACTCCAACGATGCCGTCGGCGGCTTCGTCCAGCCCAGCGCCGCCCGCCGCGACGCCGGCCAGAACTACGGCTTCCAGGCCACCCACCGCTGGATCATGTCGCCCACCCGCGTCAACGAACTCCGCGTCGGCTCCTCCAAGAGCGTGCCCCTCTCCTACTACGCCCTGAATCCCCAGACCCAGATCGTCCGCCCGTCCTACTCCACAGAAGGCCTCTCCGACTACTTCGATTCACGCGTCCTCACCTGGCAGGCCAACGACCTCTACACCTGGCAGCTCGGCCGCCACCAGCTCCGCATGGGCGGCGACTTCATCCGCAACAAGTTCCGCGACATCTCCGCCAGCCTCTACGGCAGCTACCGCATGGCCGCCGGAGCCCCCCGTCCTGGCGAGACGCCCGTCCAGTACACCCAGACCTTCGGCGCCGCGCCCGTCCGCTACGGCGACACCCTCGCCTCCGCCTTCATCCAGGACGACTGGCGCATCCGCCCCCGCGTGACCCTCAACCTCGGCCTGCGCTACGACTTCCAGTCCACCACCGGCGACCTCAACAATGTCGCCCCCCGCTTCGGCTTTGCCTGGGATGTTTTTGGTTCCGGCCGCACCGTCATTCGTGGTGGAGCCGGCCTCTACTACGACCAGATGTTCCTCCAGGTCGTTCGTGGAGCCCTGCAGCAGGGTCCCGCCTCGCAACAGGCCACCTACACCTTGCCGTACGGCGTGGCCGGCTTCCCCACCTTCCCGAACTCCCTCACCGCCCCGCCCACCGGTGCCGGTGACCGCCGGGCCCTGGCTGTCTTTCCCGAGAACCGCCTGAACCCCTACACCGGCCAGTTCTCCTTCGGCGTCCAGCAGGTGCTCGGCCGCGACTGGACCCTCTCGATGAACGTCAGCCACATGCTCAGCCGCAAGCAGCAGCGTGTGCTCGACATCAACGCACCCACCCAGTTCCTCCGCACCGCCGCCGGCCAGCGCCGCACCGCCGCGGCCGCCGACGCCACCCGGCCCTACGCCACCTACGAGGGCATCCCGGTCCGCACCGTCGGCGTCTTCGAGAACACCGGCAGCAGCCGCTACACCGCCTTCGACGCTCAGCTCTCCAAGCGCTTCACCCGTCGCTTCCAGATGAACGCGCACTACCTCTACAGCTCCTCCATCACCTATGTCTTCTTCACCGGCGGAGCCAACACGGGCGTGCCCTCCGATTGGAACAACCGCAGCATCGACGAGCGCGGCCCCAATGACTACTTCCAGCGCCACCGCTTCACCGCCCAGGGTATCTACGAACTGCCCTACGGCCTGCAGCTCAGTGCCTTCCTCATCGCCGCCTCCGGCCTGCCGGTCAACCCACTCACCGGCGTCGACAACAACGGCGATGGCAACGTGCTCGACCGGCCCGTCGGCCTGGGCCGCAACAGCTACCGCGCTCCCTACCAGAACACCGTCGACCTCTCCTTACTAAAGCGAATCCCCATCACGGAAAGAGTCCGTGCGGAACTACGCGTCGAAGGCACCAACCTGCTTAACCGCTCCAACTACCTCAAGGTCAATGCGACCTACGGAGACACCGCGCTGCCCCTCGCCACCTTCCTCCAGCCGGTGGCCGGCCTCGCCAACAGCGACCCCGCCCGGCAGCTGCAAGTGGGTGTCCGCTTCATCTTCTAG
- a CDS encoding VWA domain-containing protein has product MTRTIAPSSRTLTRRAWLAAAGLAGACLASAQPPEPSDDQPIFSSNVRVVSLLATVATKKGEIVRDLTKDDFTLLEDGRPQSIRYFSRETDLPLTLGLLIDTSMSQEKVLDKERGASFRFIDQVLRDTKDQFFILQFDMGVYVRQKLTASRKELDEALNYVDTPTRRELNMPSGAGTRLYDAVVVSSRDVMKDRHDRKAIIIMSDGVDTGSQATFAESLEVAQRNDTLIYSIYFSDSGAYFGGAPDGRGVLERLARETGGGFFEVTRKRPIEQIFATIQDELRSQYSLGFVSDVPVTVHGFRKLQLTAKTKGLQVQARDRYWAAR; this is encoded by the coding sequence GTGACCCGAACCATCGCCCCATCCTCGCGGACCCTGACTCGCCGGGCCTGGCTCGCGGCCGCCGGACTGGCCGGAGCCTGCCTGGCCAGCGCCCAGCCGCCCGAGCCGTCGGACGACCAGCCGATCTTCTCCTCCAACGTCCGCGTGGTCAGCCTGCTGGCCACGGTCGCCACGAAGAAGGGCGAGATCGTCCGCGACCTCACCAAGGACGACTTCACGCTGCTGGAGGACGGCCGGCCCCAGTCCATCCGCTACTTCTCGCGCGAGACCGACCTGCCGCTCACGCTGGGTCTGCTCATCGACACCTCGATGAGCCAGGAGAAGGTGCTCGACAAGGAACGCGGAGCCTCGTTCCGCTTCATCGACCAGGTGCTGCGCGACACCAAGGACCAGTTCTTCATCCTGCAGTTCGACATGGGCGTCTATGTCCGGCAGAAGCTGACGGCCTCCCGCAAGGAGCTCGACGAGGCGCTCAACTATGTCGACACGCCCACGCGCCGAGAGCTGAACATGCCCAGCGGAGCCGGCACCCGCCTGTATGACGCGGTGGTCGTCTCCAGCCGCGACGTCATGAAGGACCGGCACGACCGCAAGGCGATCATCATTATGTCCGACGGGGTGGACACCGGCAGCCAGGCCACCTTTGCCGAGTCGCTGGAGGTGGCCCAGCGCAACGACACCCTGATCTACTCCATCTACTTCTCCGACTCTGGAGCCTACTTCGGAGGAGCCCCGGATGGCCGCGGAGTCCTGGAACGCCTGGCCCGCGAAACGGGAGGCGGCTTCTTCGAAGTGACCAGGAAGCGGCCCATTGAGCAGATCTTCGCGACGATCCAGGACGAGTTGAGAAGCCAGTACAGCCTGGGGTTCGTGAGTGATGTGCCGGTGACAGTTCACGGTTTCCGCAAGCTCCAGCTCACGGCCAAGACGAAGGGCCTGCAGGTGCAGGCACGGGACCGCTACTGGGCCGCGCGCTAG